In Nitrospira sp., the genomic window CCTACATCGACTTCCGTCCAGTTTGAGGACCATGACCTGGTTCCATCATTGTTTCCATAGGACTTGTCCGAGAATGTGTCGGCAACCGTTTCATTTCCCAAGACCTCAGCCCAATTCATTTGCGCATCGTAATCGACAGCCAACGACGTCTCGATGGTTCCCGTACTAACTTCCAACTCCCAATCTCCGCCGAGCGAGATGCTGCCGGTGAGGTCATTGCTCGCCTGCACATCGGCTCCTGTGAGGTTAGCCAGCATGTCCACCGCAGCTTGTCCTGCTTCCCCTTGCGCAAATTCACAGCCATAGACCAGGATATCGGCCTGCTCAGAAAGTGATTGGTGAATGACCGCCAGATCATCCGCATATTGAGTAGACATCGAGTCCGCATTGAGCACCCCAGTCCCGAGCTGGAGTTCACCGGCACCTCCGTGTGAAATAAGATGAATGGCATCGATGCCGTTACGTTGGGACAAGGCGTTCGCCATCTGCTCAATGCCATCCTGTCCGCCGTCGAGCATAATGACTTCGACGTTCGAGTTCATGCTGCTGAGGAGATCCTGGTAGTTCGGAACGGTGGGGTCAACAAACACCACTTCACTTCTTGACTCACCTGGATTATAGGTCGCAATCGCGTCAAGTACGCCCTGCGATTCAGCCTGCTCTGCAGACGGGCCATCGGCATGATGATCTGACGAAACGGCCGTCTCGGCCTGCTCTTGCGCGACCTGTTCAGATGCCACCTCAGAAGCCGTCGCTGAGGCAGCTGCGTCGAACATGAGCCGCTGTTCGAGAGAAATGAGAGACCCTTTGATACCAGACGATGATGTCTGGGCCGGTCGGTCCTTCTGGCCGCTTGAGTGAGGTGCTTTCTTTTTTCTACCGAAACCGAACATAGGTATGCCTCAGTCCATCCAGATAAAGACCCACATCACATATCAGTAAATCTCGGTACGAGTGAGGGTGATCCACAAGCGACAGGGAGGAACCGATCCCAACCATGACAAATAATCAGCTACGCGTGTATACCCCCTTGATTACACTCTAATCTTTCACATTGTATGTGGTCGGTAAGACATTGCTTATTAAGCATGTATCACTTCATTTCATACAGCGGTATGCATTTCACTCTGAAGCGTTAGTTCGATCAGCTCAAATTTGAACTCCGCTTTCTCGCCTCGCGGCCTGATGCATATGCCGAGTCTTTCAATGTCAAACTCGGTGCATGAGGAATGACCGTGACCACTGTTGGTACAGTGCAGGCTCAAGGCACTCTCCAAATCCTCAACCAAACTTGTACTCGACCAACTGTGCCCTGGCCCACCCAGCTTGATCACCCAGTTCACCATTCATACGAACACCACGGAACGTATCTTGGCAATTGGAGATCGAAGTGAGGCAGGATCAGACAGGTTCCATCTTGATATCAAGGGGAATTAGTTCGGCGCCAGTTGCGTTGGCTCGATGAATAGAAGTGTCACTCAATACATTCACTCTGCTATTTAAACTCATGATACGAATCATGTTTTGCTCGACGAGGAAATAATGGCCTAAGAGCCGTCCATACGGAGAATTGCCCCAATACGACGCCCATCTTCGCCCTCCTCGGTAATCTCCAAGCCGGCACTCCAATCGTGACCATGGAAACACAGCTGGCAGGGTCCGCTCTTGAGGGGTCAACAATGTAGCCCTTGAGGAACACCGGGAGTCAGGGTACACTGAATTTCCTGCGC contains:
- a CDS encoding DUF4347 domain-containing protein, with amino-acid sequence MFGFGRKKKAPHSSGQKDRPAQTSSSGIKGSLISLEQRLMFDAAASATASEVASEQVAQEQAETAVSSDHHADGPSAEQAESQGVLDAIATYNPGESRSEVVFVDPTVPNYQDLLSSMNSNVEVIMLDGGQDGIEQMANALSQRNGIDAIHLISHGGAGELQLGTGVLNADSMSTQYADDLAVIHQSLSEQADILVYGCEFAQGEAGQAAVDMLANLTGADVQASNDLTGSISLGGDWELEVSTGTIETSLAVDYDAQMNWAEVLGNETVADTFSDKSYGNNDGTRSWSSNWTEVDVGKSDANGGHIQINSGELRIQTQVAGASVSRAVDLSSARSATLSFDYNNDLDKGGTVEVRISTDGGANYRTLSDGTFSKTNHTGSGTASFDISEHMSADTKIQFVVTGTSGGDRLFIDNVHVDYNVADANTAPSDLSLSASTVAENATTGTVVGTVTGSDVDAGDTKTYSLTDTAGGRFAINSATGQLTVANGSLLNYESAANHTVTVQVTDSGGQSYTEQFTINLTNVNEGPTDLALSANTVAESAVTGTVVGAVTAPMSMRGTRRAIASPIPPAAALPSMPAPA